A genome region from Ammoniphilus oxalaticus includes the following:
- the rplK gene encoding 50S ribosomal protein L11 yields the protein MAKKVIKVVKLQIPAGKANPAPPVGPALGQAGVNIMGFCKEFNARTQEQAGLIIPVEITVFEDRSFTFITKTPPAAVLLKKAAGIETASGVPNREKVATIKRDKVREIAETKMPDLNAADVEAAIRMVEGTARSMGISIED from the coding sequence GTGGCTAAGAAAGTAATTAAAGTTGTAAAATTGCAAATTCCTGCAGGTAAAGCAAACCCAGCGCCCCCAGTAGGTCCTGCGCTTGGTCAAGCCGGGGTTAACATTATGGGATTCTGTAAAGAATTCAACGCCCGCACGCAAGAGCAAGCTGGTTTGATTATTCCTGTTGAAATAACTGTATTTGAAGATCGCTCATTTACTTTTATTACAAAAACGCCTCCAGCTGCTGTTTTGCTTAAAAAAGCTGCTGGTATCGAAACGGCATCTGGAGTTCCAAATCGTGAAAAAGTCGCTACAATAAAGCGAGATAAAGTTCGTGAGATCGCAGAAACAAAGATGCCTGATTTAAATGCGGCTGATGTTGAAGCAGCGATCCGTATGGTTGAAGGAACTGCGCGCAGTATGGGGATCTCAATCGAGGACTAA
- the nusG gene encoding transcription termination/antitermination protein NusG → MEKSWYVVHTYSGYENKVKTNLEKRVESMDMLDKIFRVMIPTEEEEEIKDGKRKVVTKKVFPGYVLVEMVMTDDSWYVVRNTPGVTGFVGSAGSGSKPTPLKPSEVETILKQMGVEEVKPKIDFTIKETVKVKEGPFAEFVGTIEEIQADRQKVKVHVNMFGRETPVELDFDQVEKL, encoded by the coding sequence ATGGAAAAATCGTGGTATGTTGTTCATACATATTCGGGGTATGAAAACAAAGTTAAGACCAATCTAGAAAAGCGTGTCGAATCCATGGATATGCTGGATAAGATCTTCCGGGTGATGATTCCTACCGAAGAAGAGGAAGAGATAAAGGATGGCAAGAGGAAAGTCGTCACTAAAAAGGTTTTCCCTGGCTATGTTTTGGTCGAAATGGTGATGACGGATGATTCCTGGTATGTTGTGCGAAATACTCCAGGGGTAACAGGATTCGTTGGGTCGGCAGGCTCTGGTTCAAAACCCACGCCCCTAAAGCCGAGTGAAGTAGAAACGATCTTGAAACAAATGGGTGTGGAAGAAGTTAAACCGAAAATTGATTTCACGATTAAAGAAACAGTGAAAGTAAAGGAAGGCCCTTTTGCGGAGTTTGTCGGCACGATCGAAGAAATCCAGGCGGATAGACAGAAGGTAAAGGTGCACGTTAACATGTTTGGACGAGAAACGCCGGTTGAGCTTGATTTCGATCAGGTGGAAAAATTATAA
- the secE gene encoding preprotein translocase subunit SecE, which translates to MGFLGKIGAGFKNTPSFLRDVWVELKRVRWPSRKELVSYTTVVLVTVTLITVFFAVIDLGISQIIELILGQ; encoded by the coding sequence GTGGGGTTTTTAGGTAAGATTGGCGCTGGTTTTAAGAATACGCCTAGTTTTTTACGGGATGTATGGGTTGAACTGAAGAGAGTTCGTTGGCCTAGTCGTAAGGAGCTGGTTAGCTATACAACGGTCGTTCTTGTGACTGTAACACTTATTACTGTTTTCTTTGCGGTTATCGATTTAGGGATTTCGCAGATCATTGAGTTGATTTTAGGTCAATAA
- the rpmG gene encoding 50S ribosomal protein L33 — translation MRVIVTLACTECKQRNYTTGKNKRNHPDRIEMKKFCKFCNGHTAHRETR, via the coding sequence ATGCGGGTAATCGTAACATTAGCGTGCACCGAGTGTAAGCAACGTAACTATACCACAGGTAAGAATAAGCGCAACCATCCTGACCGCATTGAGATGAAGAAGTTTTGCAAGTTTTGCAATGGACATACTGCGCATCGTGAAACTCGCTAA
- the sigH gene encoding RNA polymerase sporulation sigma factor SigH — translation MLVNADLKDMPSAYGYMPDEDLVEMVKSGESDALEYLIHKYKNFVRAKARSYFLIGADREDIVQEGMIGLYKAIRDFRGDKLSSFRAFAELCITRQIITAIKTATRQKHIPLNSYISLDKPIYDEDSDRTLLDVISGHRVTDPEQLIINQEKFADIEDKMAEILSDLERQVLVLYLDGRSYQEIAEDLDRHVKSIDNALQRVKRKLEKYLEIREITILK, via the coding sequence ATGCTAGTGAATGCCGACCTAAAGGATATGCCTTCAGCCTATGGATATATGCCAGATGAAGATTTGGTTGAGATGGTCAAAAGTGGGGAATCAGACGCATTAGAATATCTAATCCACAAGTATAAAAATTTTGTGAGAGCGAAAGCCAGGTCTTACTTTTTAATTGGCGCTGATCGAGAAGACATCGTGCAAGAGGGCATGATCGGGTTATATAAAGCGATTCGCGATTTTAGGGGAGACAAGCTATCTTCTTTTAGAGCTTTTGCTGAACTATGCATCACGAGACAGATTATTACAGCGATTAAGACAGCGACGCGTCAGAAGCACATCCCGTTGAATTCCTATATCTCTTTAGATAAACCTATATATGACGAAGATTCCGATAGAACACTTTTAGATGTCATCTCTGGACATCGCGTCACAGATCCTGAACAATTGATCATTAATCAGGAGAAGTTTGCGGACATCGAGGACAAGATGGCCGAAATTTTAAGTGATTTAGAACGTCAGGTACTCGTCCTCTACTTGGATGGCCGTTCCTATCAAGAGATTGCCGAGGATCTTGATAGACATGTAAAGTCAATAGACAATGCTTTGCAACGAGTGAAGAGGAAGTTGGAAAAGTACTTAGAGATAAGGGAAATTACGATACTGAAATAA
- a CDS encoding NYN domain-containing protein, with amino-acid sequence MEELLIVDGYNMIGAWPELAEHKKRDLGRARDQLLEILSEYRVYSGSKILVVFDAHQVPGMGKKTKKYKVDIYYTKENETADEMIERLANRWRSRKVRITVATSDYTEQRISFGYGALRKSARELREDIEKAKVSIRKTAQQIKYEPLRTSIPLKGEIAEIFEKWRRQ; translated from the coding sequence ATGGAAGAGCTTCTTATCGTTGACGGTTACAATATGATAGGAGCCTGGCCTGAACTAGCCGAGCATAAGAAGAGAGACTTAGGCCGAGCTCGCGATCAGTTACTAGAGATATTATCGGAATATCGCGTGTACTCTGGGTCTAAAATTCTCGTTGTATTTGACGCTCATCAGGTACCAGGCATGGGGAAAAAAACAAAGAAGTATAAAGTTGACATTTATTACACAAAGGAAAATGAAACAGCCGATGAGATGATTGAACGGCTCGCCAACAGGTGGCGATCGAGAAAGGTCAGGATTACGGTGGCGACATCTGACTATACTGAACAAAGGATTTCATTTGGATATGGAGCTTTAAGAAAATCAGCTAGAGAATTGCGTGAAGATATTGAAAAGGCGAAGGTGTCGATTCGTAAAACAGCGCAGCAGATTAAGTATGAACCGCTTAGAACAAGCATCCCTTTAAAAGGGGAAATTGCTGAAATATTTGAAAAGTGGCGGCGACAATAA
- the rlmB gene encoding 23S rRNA (guanosine(2251)-2'-O)-methyltransferase RlmB: MNEEYIVGRNPVLETLRSGRSINKIWIADGSQKGSITQVVKMAKEAKIQLQFVPKKKLDMTAKGEAHQGVIAFVAAYTYAEVDDILNIAKQRDEQPFILILDEIEDPHNLGSIMRTADAVGAHGIIIPRRRAVGLTSTVAKAAAGAMEYIPVARVTNIARTIEELKEQGVWFVGADAAGEQDYREAKFDMPIGLVIGSEGKGVSRLVKDNCDFLVRLPMAGQVTSLNASVAGALLMFEVYRQRRPIHASV, from the coding sequence ATGAATGAAGAGTATATTGTTGGCAGGAATCCGGTTCTTGAAACGCTGCGTTCCGGACGTTCGATTAATAAGATTTGGATTGCTGATGGTTCTCAAAAAGGCTCGATCACGCAAGTGGTGAAAATGGCCAAAGAAGCGAAAATCCAACTCCAATTTGTGCCTAAGAAAAAGTTGGACATGACTGCGAAAGGGGAAGCTCATCAGGGTGTAATTGCGTTTGTGGCAGCTTACACATACGCTGAAGTAGATGATATTCTGAATATAGCTAAACAAAGAGACGAGCAACCTTTCATTCTAATTCTTGATGAGATTGAAGATCCGCACAATCTAGGTTCGATCATGCGGACAGCTGACGCTGTTGGCGCTCATGGCATTATCATTCCCCGTAGAAGAGCGGTTGGTCTGACATCTACTGTGGCTAAAGCCGCGGCGGGAGCGATGGAATATATCCCTGTCGCTCGTGTGACTAATATTGCTCGAACGATTGAGGAATTAAAAGAACAAGGCGTTTGGTTTGTTGGCGCGGATGCTGCTGGGGAACAGGATTATCGAGAAGCGAAGTTCGATATGCCGATCGGGTTAGTGATCGGAAGTGAAGGAAAAGGGGTCAGTCGTTTGGTCAAGGATAACTGTGACTTTTTAGTTCGCTTGCCAATGGCTGGTCAGGTTACTTCGTTGAACGCGTCGGTTGCCGGCGCATTGCTCATGTTTGAAGTATATAGGCAGAGGCGCCCTATTCACGCTTCTGTGTGA